The following coding sequences are from one Eriocheir sinensis breed Jianghai 21 chromosome 13, ASM2467909v1, whole genome shotgun sequence window:
- the LOC126998140 gene encoding dynein axonemal assembly factor 5-like, with translation MATEDAPNAYITELNSILSELQHTNKAKRRKALERLHNLSFEREPETERETQGKILEFSLRHLVTCLGDQSEVNRIKTSEIILGFIQDTLFKADQLIHLIPVIHHRLATIPIIEESEDVRLLHVKMISSLTMQFEGQMIPYMEDIIGILKEVVVDGCPEVRKAAAECVSCFARATREKFHLQSESLVKSLVKALQHQRFKNRIACINALGDLLLYGDGKSIQDVSGPLAQCVMDLPQVRLALVQVGGSLALHMPDRYSYWPRILPLILFGLKDEDRDVLCKARELWEQVGHKYEEENEDQLKYEIDFDVAITDYPPGEVRPGIGCRILVQQNLYHILPALLADLDDWQDGPRLQAAKLLSVLILNADSGVTQYAEKVLTALCLAAGDKEASIVKQMIECGHYLGCFLPPPVYLALVLPRLSTGCQAERPLIVLAALLEGSSSTLLQPHLMELLSVLAEDEVTHVFEEAHQEALLRVMRTLLQKCDLSECSSKAFSVLLFIASSSSGNNASAALEGLRELSKNCGYEEEEELYRQETRGVLDKLVEATGGWTEGSPSYLLFGVLMKLAGPALGHDLEIFTKILSVCTSKKEDPFVCLHCLTELRHLLVMEDRPLAAGGQLEAWLPVLVNNCIRELLVWRAGATAETLRTASIACLEAACKAGVTSQEMTEEVRKCVVLLPALIEDDAEMTRLFACSVVQCVATSFPLLIDPDTLHTLADKLIKRLDDVGRAVRLKASQVLTVLFMDLPEGYDITLNTARLQDLCQDALIFLDDPDEELQKAVSEWLEVMKNICPDILLKLLQTEAHKFRNAHICHRLIDSMKALQVS, from the exons ATGGCGACCGAGGACGCACCCAACGCGTACATCACCGAATTAAACTCCATTTTAAGTGAACTACAGCACACGAACAAGGCAAAGAGGAGAAAAGCCCTCGAAAGGCTCCATAATCTATCATTTGAAAGGGAGccagagaccgagagagagacaCAGGGGAAGATATTAGAGTTTTCCCTGAGGCACCTCGTCACATGCTTGGGGGATCAGAGTGAGGTGAACAGAATCAAGACCTCTGAAATTATACTCGGGTTCATCCAAGACACATTATTCAAGGCAGACCAGCTCATCCACCTCATCCCCGTCATCCACCACCGCCTGGCTACCATTCCAATCATCGAGGAGAGTGAAGATGTCCGACTTTTACACGTCAAAATGATCTCCTCCCTCACCATGCAGTTTGAGGGGCAGATGATTCCCTACATGGAGGATATTATTGGTATTCTGAAGGAGGTGGTTGTGGATGGCTGCCCAGAGGTTAGGAAGGCTGCTGCGGAGTGTGTGAGCTGCTTTGCCAGGGCTACGCGGGAAAAGTTTCATCTGCAGTCTGAGTCGCTGGTCAAGTCGCTGGTGAAGGCTCTCCAGCACCAGCGCTTCAAGAACAGGATAGCTTGCATCAACGCCTTAG GTGACCTTCTGTTGTACGGGGATGGCAAGTCTATTCAAGACGTAAGTGGTCCCCTGGCTCAGTGTGTCATGGACCTGCCACAAGTCCGCTTGGCCCTGGTGCAGGTGGGCGGCAGTCTTGCTCTCCACATGCCAGACAGATACTCCTACTGGCCCCGCATCCTGCCGCTGATTCTCTTCGG ccTCAAAGATGAAGACAGAGATGTGCTGTGCAAGGCCAGAGAACTTTGGGAACAGGTGGGCCacaaatatgaagaggaaaatgaggatcaACTAAAGTACGAGATTGATTTTGATGTGGCCATAACAGATTACCCGCCAGGAG AGGTTCGCCCTGGTATTGGATGTCGTATTCTAGTCCAGCAAAATCTATATCACATCCTTCCTGCTCTCCTGGCTGACCTGGATGACTGGCAGGATGGTCCAAGACTGCAGGCAGCTAAACTTCTGTCTGTCCTTATCCTCAATGCCGACTCTGGGGTGACTCAGTATGCCGAGAAGGTGTTAACAGCTCTCTGTCTGGCGGCTGGTGACAAGGAGGCAAGCATTGTGAAGCAG ATGATTGAATGTGGTCACTACCTGGGCTGCTTCTTGCCTCCTCCTGTATACCTGGCTCTGGTGTTGCCAAGGCTAAGTACAGGGTGTCAGGCAGAGCGACCTTTGATAGTGCTGGCTGCCCTGCTAGAGGGGAGCAGCAGCACTCTCCTCCAGCCCCACCTAATGGAGCTCCTCTCAGTCCTAGCAGAAGATGAAGTAACGCATGTCTTTGAAGAGGCACACCAAGAAGCTCTTCTTCGTGTGATGAGAACTCTGTTGCAAAAATGTGACCTTTCTGAGTGCAGCTCCAAAGCCTTCTCAGTGTTGTTGTTcattgcatcctcctcctctgggaaTAATGCCTCTGCAGCACTGGAAGGATTGAGGGAGCTATCCAAGAACTGtggctatgaggaggaggaggagctttacCGCCAGGAGACAAGAGGAGTCTTGGACAAGCTTGTGGAGGCAACTGGTGGCTGGACAGAAGGTTCCCCATCCTACCTATTGTTTGGAGTCCTCATGAAGTTGGCAG GTCCAGCTCTTGGTCATGATCTGGAGATTTTCACAAAGATACTGTCAGTATGTACCTCCAAGAAGGAAGACCCCTTTGTTTGCCTCCACTGCCTGACTGAGCTGAGGCACCTTCTAGTGATGGAGGACCGGCCCCTAGCTGCTGGCGGCCAGCTGGAGGCATGGCTTCCAGTCCTTGTCAACA ACTGCATACGAGAGCTGCTTGTGTGGCGTGCCGGGGCCACAGCAGAAACCTTGAGAACAGCATCCATAGCCTGCTTAGAGGCAGCATGCAAGGCAGGAGTGACATCTCAGGAGATGACAGAAG AGGTGAGAAAATGTGTTGTGCTTCTGCCAGCGTTGATTGAGGATGATGCCGAGATGACACGACTGTTTGCGTGCAGTGTGGTGCAGTGTGTGGCCACcagctttcctctcctcattgACCCAGACACACTCCACACCCTGGCAGACA AGTTAATAAAACGGCTGGATGACGTTGGGAGGGCGGTGAGACTGAAGGCATCCCAGGTGCTGACAGTGTTGTTTATGGACCTGCCTGAAGGCTATGACATTACCCTCAACACAGCTCGGCTACAGGACTTGTGTCAGGATGCCCTCATCTTCCTGGATGATCCTGATGAAGAGTTGCAAAAGGCTGTGTCTG AATGGCTGGAAGTAATGAAGAACATTTGTCCTGATATACTCTTGAAATTACTACAAACAGAAGCCCACAAGTTCCGCAATGCTCACATTTGCCACAGACTCATTGACTCCATGAAGGCGCTGCAGGTGTCCTGA
- the LOC126998145 gene encoding uncharacterized protein LOC126998145 — MMWGGVRACTAVYRWAATGRAAAAMPTLGLRQARHPQQCIHTGSNLFQRKVGKPSTSSVKVLYVPNPLRWLHNRMELATLKAKWDPSFDLQAFKFGAIQAICTVTDLMSQREWGELCGLLTQSAIDKLRSTKWTYDQTHNLVMCPDNVQSAVIKDVRMHTIVDEKYCDIEVLLIGAREPYNVDKHSLILIEYLARFNRNFGEGRLPDWTITMFRLHNFQAVPQRSRT; from the exons ATGATGTGGGGTGGAGTGAGAGCATGCACCGCCGTCTACAGGTGGGCGGCAACAGGCAGAGCGGCAGCAGCGATGCCGACCCTAGGCCTAAGACAGGCAAG ACATCCTCAGCAGTGCATCCACACTGGTAGCAACCTCTTCCAGAGGAAGGTTGGGAAGCCCTCCACAAGCTCAGTCAAAGTTTTGTACGTTCCTAACCCTTTGAGGTGGCTGCACAACCGCATGGAACTTGCTACATTGAAGGCAAAATGGGATCCCTCCTTTGATCTTCAAGCATTCAAGTTTGGAGCAATTCAA GCAATCTGCACCGTCACCGACCTTATGAGTCAGAGGGAATGGGGGGAGCTATGTGGCCTCCTCACCCAGAGCGCCATTGACAAACTTCGTTCCACCAAGTGGACCTATGATCAG ACCCACAACCTAGTCATGTGTCCAGATAATGTGCAAAGTGCCGTAATTAAAGATGTGAGGATGCATACTATTGTAG ATGAAAAGTATTGCGACATAGAAGTCCTCTTGATAGGGGCAAGGGAACCTTATAATGTGGACAAGCACTCTCTCATCCTAATTGAGTACCTGGCAAG GTTCAATCGAAATTTTGGTGAAGGAAGGCTGCCTGACTGGACGATTACCATGTTCAGATTGCACAACTTCCAGGCAGTGCCACAACGAAGTAGGACGTAG
- the LOC126998141 gene encoding ferrochelatase, mitochondrial-like codes for MKKIVTLRQFLRPLCGMQVAGRQHSTSTRDAQQAEAAAQKEAVQPKTALLMLNMGGPRNLDEVHDFLLQLFKDRDIIQLPFQSRMGPWIAKRRTPSIQQKYDEIGGGSPIFKWTDLQGKLMCEQLDKLCPETAPHKHYVGFRYARPLTEATLQQIEEEGAENCVAFSQYPQYSCSTTGSSMNAIHKFYANRPAETKLKWSVIDRWGTNSFLVKCFAENIKKELEKFPIEKRKDVFILFSAHSLPLRQVNRGDPYSAEVGATVQLVMQELGYSNPYRLVWQSKVGPLPWLSPATDDAIKGLVQRGRKNMILVPIAFTSDHIETLHELDIEYAQDVGKEVGAETILRCAAPNDHPLFIDALVDVASKHLNSDQKCSEQFLHNCPLCVNKSCYASKKWFRYATQTF; via the exons GTGGGATGCAGGTGGCAGGGAGGCAGCACAGTACTTCTACCAGGGATGCACAACAGGCTGAAGCAGCAGCCCAGAAGGAGGCAGTGCAGCCCAAAACTGCATTGTTGATGCTGAACATGGGGGGCCCACGCAACCTGGACGAAGTGCATGACTTCCTTCTGCAGCTGTTCAAAGATAGGGACATTATTCAGCTGCCCTTCCAGAG TCGCATGGGCCCCTGGATTGCCAAGAGACGAACCCCAAGTATTCAGCAGAAGTATGATGAAATTGGAGGAGGATCACCCATTTTTAAGTGGACAGATTTACAG GGAAAGTTGATGTGTGAGCAGCTAGATAAACTGTGTCCTGAAACTGCACCCCATAAGCATTATGTTGGCTTCAGATACGCTCGCCCCCTTACTGAGGCAACACTCCAGCAAATAGAAGA GGAGGGAGCTGAGAATTGTGTAGCTTTCTCTCAGTACCCACAATACAGCTGTAGCACCACTGGCTCCAGCATGAATGCCATCCACAAGTTCTACGCCAACAG GCCCGCAGAAACAAAGCTCAAGTGGAGTGTAATCGATCGGTGGGGCACCAACTCCTTCCTTGTCAAGTGCTTTGCTGAGAACATAAAGAAAGAACTGGAGAAGTTCCCAATTGAGAAGCGGAAAGatgtcttcattctcttctcagcTCACTCCCTACCTCTCAGA CAAGTCAATCGAGGTGACCCTTACTCTGCTGAGGTGGGAGCCACGGTGCAGCTGGTGATGCAGGAGCTGGGCTACAGCAATCCTTACCGGCTGGTATGGCAGAGCAAGGTGGGACCACTGCCATGGCTTTCCCCTGCCACTGATGATGCTATTAAAG GTCTGGTGCAGCGGGGCCGAAAGAACATGATCCTGGTGCCcattgccttcaccagcgaccaCATTGAAACCTTACATGAGCTGGACATTGAGTATGCACAGGATGTTGGAAAGGAG GTTGGGGCCGAGACTATCCTCCGCTGTGCTGCACCCAATGACCACCCTCTGTTCATTGATGCATTGGTGGATGTAGCAAGCAAACACCTGAATAGTGACCAGAAGTGTTCTGAGCAGTTCCTGCACAACTGTCCCCTGTGTGTCAATAAATCCTGCTATGCCTCCAAGAAATGGTTCAGATATGCCACACAGACCTTTTAA
- the LOC126998144 gene encoding uncharacterized protein LOC126998144, whose translation MVMAVKAFADRIFMVVLIACCAVNTSTTGPVNPVAGKSRLPRTSTPEDATSPTPTPSPDQDSPDTTITDSSDLLSNEVHYSVSQSGAVNPRDGNSETRHEMQEEKEGSLLEDDTANDMTETVSEELVTTELPDDGETSMVQNATRSSIGALYTLYSLISYVAMAREENIPETKSKEVVSAHINSLYVLYSLVSYVVHSDASYEPTNEANDDNTTQTFTAANRFSAQHQEMGEESAEGSEKPNTWTRYLIIAASVVGAVALIIIAAICLITHCRRARIYPLDKRVVVCQTCSPSI comes from the coding sequence ATGGTGATGGCGGTCAAGGCATTTGCTGATCGAATATTTATGGTGGTGCTGATCGCGTGCTGCGCCGTAAACACAAGTACAACCGGCCCTGTGAATCCTGTGGCCGGTAAAAGTCGTCTGCCCCGTACCTCCACTCCTGAAGATGCGacctcacccacacccacgccctcccCTGACCAGGACTCCCcagacaccaccatcaccgatTCCTCAGACTTATTGAGCAACGAAGTCCACTACAGCGTGTCTCAAAGCGGTGCAGTCAATCCGCGTGATGGTAATTCGGAAACGAGACACGagatgcaggaagagaaggagggaagtctACTCGAAGATGACACTGCTAATGATATGACCGAGACTGTGAGTGAGGAGTTAGTCACCACGGAGCTACCAGATGACGGTGAAACTAGTATGGTTCAGAATGCAACTAGATCGTCCATTGGTGCTTTATATACGCTGTACTCTCTTATTTCCTATGTTGCAATGGCGAGGGAGGAGAATATTCCAGAAACCAAATCCAAGGAAGTGGTCAGTGCACATATCAATTCCCTGTATGTCCTGTATTCACTTGTTTCATACGTGGTTCACTCTGATGCTTCGTATGAACCCACTAATGAAGCAAATGATGACAACACGACCCAAACCTTCACGGCAGCCAATCGGTTCTCAGCACAGCACCAGGAGATGGGAGAAGAATCAGCTGAGGGTAGTGAGAAGCCTAATACTTGGACGAGGTACCTAATCATCGCTGCGAGTGTGGTGGGTGCCGTGGCGCTGATCATCATAGCTGCCATATGTCTGATCACCCACTGTCGCCGCGCCAGGATATATCCTTTAGATaagagggtggtggtgtgccagACCTGCAGCCCCTCCATATAG
- the LOC126998142 gene encoding protein SYS1 homolog, translated as MAGAFRYKIWDPPLIISQIITMQAVFYVGLGIWVASLDLFTGHHRSLDSLFKYQELQVKEVHGRTVMAAFILNALTSSLGLWKVVQRTKQCLDFTVTAHVIHLCASWWYNGHLPSQPSVWLLNLVTITLMCVLGEYLCMRTEMQHIPVLGSSKVDL; from the exons ATGGCAGGGGCCTTCCGCTACAAGATATGGGACCCTCCTCTCATAATATCCCAGATCATAACAATGCAG GCTGTTTTCTATGTTGGTCTTGGGATCTGGGTGGCCTCACTGGACCTCTTCACTGGCCATCACCGTTCACTTGACAGTCTGTTCAAATACCAG GAACTGCAAGTGAAAGAGGTGCATGGAAGGACAGTAATGGCAGCCTTCATCCTCAATGCTCTCACCAG CTCCCTTGGCCTATGGAAGGTGGTGCAGAGGACCAAGCAATGTCTGGACTTCACAGTGACAGCCCACGTGATCCACCTTTGTGCTAGTTGGTGGTACAATGGTCACCTGCCATCCCAACCCTCAGTGTGGCTCCTCAACctggtcaccatcaccctcatgtGTGTGTTGGGAGAGTACCTGTGTATGCGTACAGAGATGCAACACATTCCTGTTCTTGGCTCCTCCAAAGTagatctgtga